The following proteins are encoded in a genomic region of Fusarium keratoplasticum isolate Fu6.1 chromosome 9, whole genome shotgun sequence:
- a CDS encoding Cyclin N-terminal domain-containing protein — translation MDARPFRPRGNENAPDLHQRHKSTGNLATMASAVAGGLRGPAKRAAFGDVTNLSKQTGHTRDENKIKIHTSNGTTQGHVAVAINKENVNYSKGGFSHPAQRPSSHAPTSRPALENKASDANKKLGRGAQEAAGQGYTKKPVHAVSKASTLSSAQNAPALQPRHHKSQPQLKQKQQPNLRRTQSKQLEKVAPKPDAVETGYKNTNAVSMPLQEEYPYDHAAYLDSLYLPIETGVDLDALQKEEFHEAATKLPEISEEEPVVPVLSEGPAPAMSEAEECWDEEEEDFDDQDQAYTTAHSFRSRDLTAGGATTIVPPRVTARVQRELEEAREEVERNRTDDEIEEELWDVSMVAEYGEEIFEYMRELEMKMLPDPHYMDIQTEIQWSMRSVLMDWLVQVHTRFCLLPETLFLTVNYIDRFLSSKIVSIGKLQLVGATAIFVAAKYEEINSPSLDEIVYMVDNGYSAEEVLKAERFMLSMLSFELGWPGPMSFLRRVSKADDYDLDTRTLAKYFLELTIMDERFVATPPSFLAAGAHCLSRLILKKGDWTKQHVHYSGYTWSQLKPLVTMIIECCDQPHLHHATVFTKYTDRRYKEASLMVQAALEAGFTLPHQLHPVRREQSHEAYHDSSDDLQYNPHGHLVPIEG, via the exons ATGGACGCCAGG CCGTTCCGCCCTCGAGGCAACGAAAACGCACCCGATCTTCACCAACGGCACAAGTCAACCGGAAACCTGGCcacgatggcctcggcggtAGCAGGCGGCCTTCGCGGTCCTGCTAAGCGAGCTGCGTTTGGCGACGTCACGAACCTCAGCAAACAGACCGGGCATACACGCGACGAGAACAAAATCAAGATTCACACTTCCAACGGCACCACTCAAGGCCACGTAGCTGttgccatcaacaaggaAAACGTCAACTACAGCAAGGGTGGATTTTCGCATCCCGCGCAAAGGCCCAGCTCCCACGCACCCACTTCCAGACCTGCTCTCGAGAATAAGGCTTCCGACGCGAACAAGAAGCTCGGGCGCGGCGCCCAGGAGGCTGCAGGTCAAGGCTACACCAAGAAGCCCGTTCATGCAGTGTCCAAGGCTTCAACACTGTCATCGGCCCAAAACGCACCCGCCCTTCAGCCGCGTCACCACAAGAGTCAGCCCCAGCTCaaacaaaaacaacaacCCAACCTCCGACGCACTCAAAGCAAGCAGCTCGAAAAGGTCGCGCCCAAGCCTGATGCTGTCGAGACGGGCTACAAGAACACAAACGCTGTGTCAATGCCCCTACAAGAAGAATATCCCTACGATCACGCCGCCTACCTTGATTCTCTCTACCTCCCTATCGAAACTGGTGTTGACCTAGACGCGCTGCAGAAGGAAGAGTTCCACGAGGCTGCCACCAAGCTTCCTGAGATctccgaggaggagcctgtGGTTCCCGTCCTGTCTGAGGGTCCTGCCCCTGCCATGTCAGAGGCTGAAGAGTGCTgggacgaagaagaagaggattttgacgatcaagaccaagcatACACAACGGCGCATTCTTTCCGTTCTCGCGATCTGACCGCTGGAGGAGCTACAACAATAGTGCCGCCACGAGTGACTGCCCGCGTACAGCGTGAACTAGAGGAAGCCCGTGAAGAGGTCGAGCGGAACCGCACTGACGAcgagattgaggaggagctttGGGACGTCAGCATGGTTGCAGAGTACGGCGAGGAGATCTTTGAGTACATGCGGGAGCTGGAG ATGAAGATGCTCCCCGACCCTCACTACATGGACATTCAGACAGAGATCCAGTGGTCAATGCGATCGGTCCTTATGGACTGGCTCGTGCAGGTGCACACACGATTTTGCCTGCTTCCCGAGACCCTATTCCTCACCGTCAACTACATCGATCGTTTCCTTTCATCCAAGATCGTGTCGATCGGCAAGCTTCAGCTGGTCGGTGCCACCGCTATCTTCGTGGCCGCCAAGTATGAAGAGATTAACAGTCCATCGCTTGACGAGATTGTGTACATGGTCGACAACGGATATTCTGCTGAGGAGGTCCTCAAGGCGGAGCGATTCATGCTCAGCATGCTGAGCTTCGAGCTGGGCTGGCCCGGTccgatgagcttcttgcgaCGTGTGAGCAAGGCTGACGACTACGACCTTGACACGCGAACTCTCGCCAAGTACTTCCTGGAGCTTACCATCATGGACGAGCGTTTTGTTGCCACACCGCCAAGCTTCCTCGCTGCCGGAGCACACTGCCTTTCTCGACTCATTCTTAAGAAGGGTGACTGG ACTAAGCAGCATGTCCACTACTCGGGGTACACCTGGAGTCAGCTGAAGCCGTTGGTTACCATGATCATTGAGTGCTGCGATCAGCCTCACCTGCACCACGCGACAGTCTTTACGAAATACACAGACCGGCGGTACAAGGAGGCATCTTTGATGGTGcaagcagccttggaggcgggATTCACGCTCCCTCACCAGCTGCACCCCGTCCGAAGGGAACAGTCGCATGAAGCTTATCATGATAGCAGCGATGATTTGCAGTACAATCCTCATGGCCATCTCGTCCCTATCGAAGGATGA